Genomic window (Egicoccus halophilus):
ACGACCTGCTTGATGGCGCGTCGCTCGCCAAGCTGTCGAACGGGAACCGGCCGCAGGACGAGACGCTGCCGGCCTACGACCGGATCGCGTTGGAGGCGGCGGTGACGCCGATCTCGGCGGTGATGCGGTTGCTGGGTTGTTCGCCCGATGCCTTCGACGAGGACGCGCCGTCGGAGTCACCGGTGCGGCCCGCGCCACGTCAGTACAACGTGACGATTGCGGACCTCGTCGCCGCCGGTGACCTCGTCGTAGAGGAGCGTGTGAGCTCGACGCAGGCATCAGCCCCGGCGACGGCGGTTGTCGGCAGCGACGGCGGCCTGACCATCGACGGGCAGCGGTTCGCAACACCGTCGGCGGCCGGGTCGCACGTCCGGGCCGGCAAAGCTACCAATGGGTGGGCGTTCTGGGCGGTCGAACGGGACGGGACGACAGTGCCGCTTGCCACCGTCAGGGCGCGCTACCTGCGGCGGGTCACGGAGACAGGCTGATGGCAATCAACATGAGTGCTATTTCGTCGGGGCCGAGCCCTGACGAACTGCGCCAGTCGGTGGCATGGGCCGGTGCATATCTGGACATGATCGGGCGTGAAGGGGTGCGACGCTTCCTTGCCGGCGACCAGCACAGCCCGCCGCACACGGACGTGCCGCCGCCGGCGGCCCTGCTCGCGACGGCGCATCGGTCGGGTGGCCCGGCGGATGCGCTGGCCATCGCCGTCGTGGCGCTTCGGGTTACGACCGGGATGGCCTGGCGCTGGATCGGCGCCCGCTACCTGATGGTCGACTGCCCGTTGGCACCGGACCTCGAGGACCTGCGCGGCGATGGCAAGAAGGTCACGGGCAAGCCGTACGCCGAGGCTGCACGCGATGCAATGACGCAGCTCGTGAGATCAGCCAAGGCGGTCGGGAACGACCTCGCGCCCGGGAACGCACCAGGTCTCGGCTTCGACGACATCGCGCGACGGTGGGACGTTTCCGCCGACTTGATCGGTGCGACCGTCGGTCCCGGAGCCGCCCGCTGGCTGCCACCCTCGGCGACGCAGACCCTGACTCACGGCAGTGGACGCTACTTCCGAGTCGTGGCCGAACATGCTGCCTGGTCTCGGGCGGAGGTCTGAAGGCATGCCGATGCACGACGAGGGACAGTTCCAGCGCGACATCGCTGTCGAGATGGTCGCGGGCTCAGGTTGGCAGCAGCGTCCAGCGGCCGAAGTCGACCGGGCGACGCGGCTGCTGGTCGACGACCTGGTCGGCTATCTCGAGGCGACGCAGCCGGCGGCGGTCGAGAAGTTCGCGTCGGTCGCCGGCGCTGGCTGGCAGCAGCAGTTGGCGGACATCGTCGCCAAGGACCTCGACAAGGAACCTGGTCGGGCGCTCGGGCTGCTGCGTGGCGGGAAGAAGGTCCGGGGCGGGGCGCGGTTCTCGTTCTGTCAGTTCAAGCCCGCCAACGATCTCAACGCCGACCTGGTCGCCGCCTACGAAGCGAACCGGCTGACGGTCGTGTTGGAGGCACCGGTCCGCAAGCCCGACGGCACCTGGGGCGAGGTCGACCTGGCGCTGTACGTCAACGGGATCCCGGTCGCGGACGCGGAGTTGAAGAACTCGCTGACGGGCCAGTTGGTGAAGCAGGCGGTGCGCCAGTACCGCCACGACCGTGACCCGTCCGACACGCTGCTGGGGTTCCGGTCGGTGGTGCACTTTGCGGTCGACACCGACGCGGTGATGATGGCCACCCGCCTGACGGGGCCGACGACGAGGTTTCTGCCGTTCAACCGCGGCTCGTCGCCCGATGGGGCCGGCGGCGCGGGGAACTACGACCCGGGCGACGGGTCGCACAAGACGTCCTATCTGTGGCGGCAGGTGTGGCAGCGGGACAACTGGCTCGATCTGCTGCACCGGTTCGTGCACGTCACCCCGGCCGATCCGGCCGACCCGGGCTCGACGACACGGATGATCTTCCCGCGGTTTCATCAGTGGGACGCGGTCCGCAAGCTCGAAGCGCACGCCCGCACCCACGGAGCTGGCCAGTCCTACCTCGTCGTCCATTCGGCCGGATCGGGCAAGTCGAACACCATCGGCTGGCTCGCTCACCGGCTGACCGGGTTGACCGACCCGGCCGGGACGGACCGGGTCTTCGACAAGGTCATCGTGATCACCGACCGGCGGGTGCTCGACGCGCAACTCTCGGCCACGGTGGCGCAGTTCGAGCACGCGTCGGCTGCTGGGAAGGTCGTGTCGGTCGACTCGTCGCGTGAGCTGGCGGATGCGCTGTCGCGTCCGTCGACCCGGATCGTGGTTTCCACGTTGCAGAAGTTTCCGTTCGCTGCGCAGCTCGAAGCGATCCGCGACGCCGGCGGGGGCCGGTACGCGGTGCTGATCGACGAGGCGCACTCGTCGCAGTCGGGGGAGTCGGCCAAGCAGCTCAAAGAGGTCTTGCGGCCGGCGGACCTCGGCGCGGGTGAGGAGGTCGCGCTCGCGGCGGAGGAGTGGGCGGTCTACGACGACGCGGACCCGGTCGCTGAGGCGGTGGCGGCGTCGGCCAAGGCGCGGGGGCGGCCGGACAACGTGTCGATGTTCGCGTTCACGGCCACTCCGAAGGGTAAGACGCTCGAGCTGTTCGGAACCCGACATCCGGACGGCAAGCTGCGACCGTTCCACCTGTACTCGATGCGGCAGGCCATCGAGGAGGGATTCATCCTCGACACGTTGCGCAACTACACCACCTACGCGACGTTCTGGAAGGTCACCACCGAGTCGGGCGCCGAGGTCGAGAAGTCCAAGGCCTCCTCGGCGGTCACCAAGTACGCGGTTCTGCACCCGGCGATGATTGCCGAGAAGGCCCAGGTCATCGTCGAGCACTACCGGCAGCACGTCCGTCACCGCATCGGCGGGCAAGCCAAGGCGATGGTGGTCACACGCAGCCGGCTCGCTGCGGTCCGCTACAAGCAAGCCCTCGACCGCTACATCGCCGAGCAGGGCTACGACCTTGGCGTCGTGGTTGCCTTCTCCGGCAAGGTCCAAGACCCCGACGCGCCGGAGGTCGAGCACACCGAAGCGTCCATGAACGGCTTCGGTGAGACTCGGACCGTCCGCCGCTTCGACGGCGATGACATGCACCTGATGGTCGTGGCCGAGAAGTACCAGACTGGGTTCGACCAGCCGAAGCTGCACACGATGTACGTCGACAAGAAGCTCGACGGCGTCGCCGCGGTGCAGACGCTCGGCCGGCTCAACCGCTCCCGCGATGGCAAAGACGACACCTTCGTCCTCGACTTCGTCAACGACCGCGACGACATCGCCGCCGCGTTCGAGCCGTTCTACGACGGCCCCGTCGGCGTCCCCACCGACGACCAGACGCTGTATGAGGTGTGGCAGCGGCTCGAGGACCACCACGTGCTCGACGAGGCCGACCTCGACACGTTCGCGCAAGCCTGGTTCACCTCCACCCCTGACGACCGCACCGCCCACCCGCTGCTGCACGCCGCGCTCGCCCCAGCCGAAGGCCGGTTCGAGGCACTCGACGAGGAACAGCAGGAGACCTTCCGGACCGCGCTGGCGCAGTTCACCCGCATGTACGCCTTCCTGGCTCAGGTCCTGCCTTACGCCGACGAGGAGTTCGAGAAGGCCTACCCCTACGCCAAAATGCTGCTCCGGCGCATCGGCGCCCGCGCCGGCACTGCGCTGGACCTGTCCGACGAGCTCGAGCTCACCCACCTCAAGCTCGCCGAGCGCGGCACCGAGGACATCCACCTCGAGGGCGGCGAACACGACCAGACTGCCTTCACCGGCACCGGCCAAGGCAGCCTCACCGACGACGAGGTGGCCCTGCTGTCCGAGGTCGTCGACGCGATCAACGACCGGTTCGGCGCTGAGGTCACCGACGACGACAAGATCTTCTACCAAGCTGTCGGCGAACGGATGTCGGCCAACCCGGAGCTGCAGCAGCAGGCCGCCGTCAACGACGAGCAGACCTTCCAGTACGCGTTCAACGACGCGTTCATGGAAGCCGTCATCGACGCCATGGAGCACAACACCGACCTCGGCAAACGCCTTCTCGACGACCCCGCCTACGCCAACATCGTCAAGACCTGGATGCTGCGCTACGTCCACCGCCGTGCCGCCGAACGTCACGACACCCCCGAACTCGACCTTGAGACTCCTCATGGACGTTGACGACACCACCCGCGCTGCTCTCGCCGACGCGTTCGAGTCGTTCTGCCCGGCTCCCGACGGGTTGCAGATCCCCGACGGCTACCGCGACTCCGGGCTCGCCGTCGTCGACGCGGTCTTCTCGATCCAAGCCCGCTACGAAGGCGTCACCCGCGTTGTGTCCAGCTACGCCGAGTGGGCCGACCTGACAGAAATCGCGCCTCTTCCCGTCGAGCGAGACGCACCTGACCATCACGACGTGTCGATGTTGGCGAACCGTCTCTCCGCGGTGAGCGGCGAAGCGGCCGCGAACGACGTGTTCGACAACCGCTCCGGGACTCACCGTCTCAAGGCGGAACTCGTGATCGACGCGGCGCAGGCACTCGTCGCCGCAGGCGTACGGCGACGCCAGGATGTCGCGCTGACCCCGAACGACGAAACCTACGAGACCCAGAAGCTCGCATGGACCAGTGTCGATGGCCTCGGCCCCGTGACCTTCGAGTACTTCCGGATGCTGTGCGGCGCCGAGTCCAGCAAGCCAGACGTCATGGTCATCGCCTGGCTCCACGAGGTTCTCGGACAAGACTTCGGCTGGCGTGACGCGCTTGACCTGATGAGCGCGCTCCGCGACGAGCTCACACGCCGCTGGGGGGTCGACGTGTCCCTGCGCGCCGTCGATCACACCGTCTGGCGCCACCAGTCCGGACGCGCGTGATGTCCCGCCCATCTGCACCGGGGCCGGTGGAACGCGCCCTTCGCGACCACCTCGCAGCCGGCACGCAGCTCCAAACGCCGACCGGCGCCATCTTCACTCTTGCAACACTCGATGAGCGCGGCATCGTGCTGCTGCTCGGTCAAGGACAGTCGCACACCCGCCTGCCCTGGGAGGCGCTCGAGGAGATCCCCGGGGTCTTCGACGGTCGCGGCTGGCTGCTCACGACGGGGACCTTCGACACCGAGTCCGAGAAGGGCTCCCTCAGCGCCCACCTGAAGCGCTACGTGAAGCGTGAGACCGCGAACTGGGTTGCTGTCGTCCTCGAGGAGGCAGGTGTGCTCGAGCTCGACCGGAGCCGACCCGTCCGGGCCCGGTTGCGCGACGACTTCGTCACCGGACCGTAAATCTGCAGTGCGGCCCGAGCCGTCGACCCGAGCGCCGGCGGGTCACGTCACAGCCCGCAGCGACACTGCGCCACGACAGGGCGGTGCGGGAGGGACCGGGTCGATGAACGAAGAAGCGAGCGAGGCGCCAACCCTCGAGGAGGCGGTGCAGCGCATCGCGATCTACGCCGAGCGCATGACGCAGCACCACGAGCGGCAGGGGTTCGGTGAGGCCCGCAGCTGGCGCGTGGTCGTCCACGAAGCGCGACGAGCCCTCGGACTGGACCCGGTCCTCACCGCGCCGGCGGGCGAGCCACTCGAGCGCCGGCCCGACAACGACGAGCTCGAGCGGCTCATCCGTCGCAGCCGGCTCGTACGCCAGGGCAGCACCGACCTCGCGCTCGACCCGCTCGACGCACACGGGCTCCTCGGGCAGCTCGCTGCCGAGCTGTTGCTGTGGCGCCACAGTCACCCGACCGACCTGCCCGGTTGACGTAAGGCTGGATTATCGGGGCGCACCCTCCACACTCGCTGGGGCGCCGCACAACCTGACCCTCCGCACCGACAGGCGGGCCGGATCCTTTCCATGCCAGCCGATCGTCGATGCGCCGAGAGGAGACGACGCCGTGAACCACCTCTTCACCATGAGCAAGCTCACCGACGGACAGGTCGCGGCGCTCTACGCCCTCGCCGAGAAGTGCAAGGTCGGCATTGTGCTGTGGCAGGACACTCCCTCGCCTGTTCGAGCCCCGTCCACCTGGGGCGGCCAACGGCGGCGTCTTGCGCATCGTCCGGTTCTTCTGGCACCTCCGGGCGATGCGGTAGCGTCGCTGCGCTTACCCGACGATCGCAGGCTACAAGCCTTCAGTTGCGGATGAGCCGGCATCATTCTGGAAGAGACCTCCGTCGGCTGCAGGTCGTTGCCTTCGCATCTCGCGACGCCGCCTCTTGCCCCGCTCCAAGGCCCGGCGACGAGCGACCTCCAACGGGATGGCTTCGCAGCTGGTCTTCCTCGCCACGATGCACACAGGTCCGTCGGCGTCATCAAGCAGATGTTGCCACGCGTTGATCTGGCTGAAGCAGAGGACCACCATCGCCTCGCGCCTGAGGTCCTTGTCCCGTGGGTCCAGCCAGACGACCGGTGCGGACTCATCTGCGCAGAGCACCAGCATGTCGTGGTTCTGGGTGACGATCACCTGATTGGTGGCCTGAGCCTGACGCAGAACCGTCTCGTCGTCGGAGCCACGGACAGGTTGACCCTCGGCTCCCACGTGCGAGACGCGCAGCTTCAGTGCCGCGAGCGCCTTGGCGACCAGGGGGCTGGCCTGCTCGTCGAAGAGCAGGCGGGTTCTGTTCCGGGGTGTGGGGGCCAGTCCGGCAACCGATCGACTCAGGCAGCAGCCAGTTGGTGCTCGTAGGCAGCTGCCGTCAGGACAGTTGCGACGTCCAGTTCGTAGTTGTCGGCTACGTCTTCCGGCGACTCACCCAACGCCACCGCTCGCGCCAGGACTTCGGTCGGCACCCGCGTGCCGTCGATGCAGGCGGAACCAGCCTGTACTCGCGGGTTCAGCCAGACACCCTTGCGAGGGCGCCAGATGGCCGCGAAGTGGTCGTCGCCGTACTCGACCTGCTTGAGGGCCGGAAGGACGACTTCAGGGAACGCTCGCTGCCCACCCCGACCCACGTCGACCCACTCGCCGCGAAGGCGCGCGAAGAATGCCCGTCCCATGGTTGCGATGTTGTCGCGCAGTTCCTCGCGCGCCAAGGGGCGATCGGTCCCCAGCTCCGCTGAGAGCGTGGCTACACCGTCGGCCAACTGTTCATTGCTCACCTGTCGCTCGACGAGCTTGGCGACGACGAGCAGGCTGATGAGGTCGTGGAACGTGAACAGGGGGTCGAGCGCGGGTGGAACGATCGCCGCGCGGGAACGTGTCGGCGTTGACCACCTCACGACCCGATCTGGATCAACGCCGAGCAGGTGTGCGACCTCGACGAGGTCGTACATGCCACGGTTCAGGTACTTCCCCATGAACTCCACCCTACGGCAGCCGCAAGGAGTCGGCGCACCATACGGTCACGAGTGAC
Coding sequences:
- a CDS encoding type I restriction endonuclease subunit R codes for the protein MPMHDEGQFQRDIAVEMVAGSGWQQRPAAEVDRATRLLVDDLVGYLEATQPAAVEKFASVAGAGWQQQLADIVAKDLDKEPGRALGLLRGGKKVRGGARFSFCQFKPANDLNADLVAAYEANRLTVVLEAPVRKPDGTWGEVDLALYVNGIPVADAELKNSLTGQLVKQAVRQYRHDRDPSDTLLGFRSVVHFAVDTDAVMMATRLTGPTTRFLPFNRGSSPDGAGGAGNYDPGDGSHKTSYLWRQVWQRDNWLDLLHRFVHVTPADPADPGSTTRMIFPRFHQWDAVRKLEAHARTHGAGQSYLVVHSAGSGKSNTIGWLAHRLTGLTDPAGTDRVFDKVIVITDRRVLDAQLSATVAQFEHASAAGKVVSVDSSRELADALSRPSTRIVVSTLQKFPFAAQLEAIRDAGGGRYAVLIDEAHSSQSGESAKQLKEVLRPADLGAGEEVALAAEEWAVYDDADPVAEAVAASAKARGRPDNVSMFAFTATPKGKTLELFGTRHPDGKLRPFHLYSMRQAIEEGFILDTLRNYTTYATFWKVTTESGAEVEKSKASSAVTKYAVLHPAMIAEKAQVIVEHYRQHVRHRIGGQAKAMVVTRSRLAAVRYKQALDRYIAEQGYDLGVVVAFSGKVQDPDAPEVEHTEASMNGFGETRTVRRFDGDDMHLMVVAEKYQTGFDQPKLHTMYVDKKLDGVAAVQTLGRLNRSRDGKDDTFVLDFVNDRDDIAAAFEPFYDGPVGVPTDDQTLYEVWQRLEDHHVLDEADLDTFAQAWFTSTPDDRTAHPLLHAALAPAEGRFEALDEEQQETFRTALAQFTRMYAFLAQVLPYADEEFEKAYPYAKMLLRRIGARAGTALDLSDELELTHLKLAERGTEDIHLEGGEHDQTAFTGTGQGSLTDDEVALLSEVVDAINDRFGAEVTDDDKIFYQAVGERMSANPELQQQAAVNDEQTFQYAFNDAFMEAVIDAMEHNTDLGKRLLDDPAYANIVKTWMLRYVHRRAAERHDTPELDLETPHGR
- a CDS encoding DUF5615 family PIN-like protein translates to MSRSVAGLAPTPRNRTRLLFDEQASPLVAKALAALKLRVSHVGAEGQPVRGSDDETVLRQAQATNQVIVTQNHDMLVLCADESAPVVWLDPRDKDLRREAMVVLCFSQINAWQHLLDDADGPVCIVARKTSCEAIPLEVARRRALERGKRRRREMRRQRPAADGGLFQNDAGSSATEGL
- a CDS encoding DUF433 domain-containing protein — translated: MGKYLNRGMYDLVEVAHLLGVDPDRVVRWSTPTRSRAAIVPPALDPLFTFHDLISLLVVAKLVERQVSNEQLADGVATLSAELGTDRPLAREELRDNIATMGRAFFARLRGEWVDVGRGGQRAFPEVVLPALKQVEYGDDHFAAIWRPRKGVWLNPRVQAGSACIDGTRVPTEVLARAVALGESPEDVADNYELDVATVLTAAAYEHQLAAA